From the Primulina tabacum isolate GXHZ01 chromosome 15, ASM2559414v2, whole genome shotgun sequence genome, one window contains:
- the LOC142527271 gene encoding uncharacterized protein LOC142527271, with amino-acid sequence MLKRNTRLKKEYLYRKNLEVKERLLYEKKRKIREALAEGKPIPTELRNEEAALRQEIDLEDENTAVPRSTIDDEYVNATNRDPKILLTTSRNPSAPLTQFVKELKFVIPNAQRMNRGGQVLSEIIETCRAHDFTDVILVHEHRGVPDGMIISHLPFGPTASFGLLNVVTRHDIKDRKAIGTMPEVYPHLILDNFSTKLGQRTANILKYLFPVPKPDTKRIVTFANQSDYISFRHHVYEKRGGPKSIELKEIGPRFEMRLYQVKLGTMEQDEAQIEWVIRPFMNTTKKRKFLGD; translated from the exons ATGTTGAAAAGGAACACGAGGCTGAAGAAAGAGTATCTTTATAGGAAAAATTTGGAGGTCAAAGAGCGGTTGCTCTatgagaaaaagagaaaaattcgGGAAGCCTTAGCAG AGGGAAAGCCAATTCCCACTGAGCTCAGAAATGAAGAGGCGGCCCTTCGCCAAGAAATTGATCTTGAAGATGAGAATACTGCTG TTCCCCGTTCAACCATTGACGATGAATATGTTAACGCAACCAACAGAGATCCCAAAATTTTACTCACAACATCACGCAATCCTAGTGCTCCGCTTACACAGTTTGTGAAG GAATTGAAGTTTGTTATTCCAAATGCACAACGAATGAATCGAGGTGGTCAG GTTTTATCAGAGATTATTGAAACTTGCAGAGCTCATGATTTTACAGATGTTATCTTAGTCCATGAACATCGTGGTGTACCAGATGGTATGATCATAAGCCATCTACCTTTTGGTCCTACTGCTAGCTTTGGATTACTCAATGTG GTTACGAGACACGACATTAAGGACAGGAAAGCTATTGGAACAATGCCTGAGGTTTACCCACATCTGATACTTGACAACTTCTCTACTAAG CTCGGTCAAAGGACTGCAAACATTTTAAAGTATCTATTTCCTGTGCCCAAGCCGGATACAAAACGAATTGTTACTTTTGCAAATCAATCAGATTATATTTCGTTCAG gcatcatgtttatgagaaACGTGGAGGTCCCAAatcgattgaactgaaagagataGGCCCCCGGTTCGAAATGCGGCTGTACCAG GTTAAATTAGGAACAATGGAACAGGATGAGGCTCAGATTGAATGGGTCATCAGGCCTTTTATGAACACAACAAAGAAGCGCAAATTTCTTGGGGATTGA